From Caulobacter segnis, a single genomic window includes:
- a CDS encoding glycoside hydrolase family 43 protein, giving the protein MSLPVIRNPILRGFNPDPSIVRVGEDYYIAVSTFEWFPGVQIHHSRDLVNWRLLSRPLTRASQLNMLGDPDGCGLWAPCLTHADGRFWLIYTDVKRYGRTTVGGASGASLRDFHNYLVTCDTIDGEWSDPIYLNSSGFDPSLFHDDDGRKWLVNQLWDHRPGKNRFAGIVLQEYSSNQQRLVGERKVIFEGTAIGLTEAPHLYKRDGWYYLVTAEGGTGWGHAMTMARSRAIDGPYELHPDTYVLTSRDRPHVALQRAGHGDLVETADCDTYAVYLCGRPLPNRGRCVLGRETAIQKLVWGEDGWLRTLDGSGDPTLETPAPNLPARPWPVASAREDFDGPDLPIDFQWLRTPYPDEIFSLAAKPGSLRLYGRESLGSVFRQALVARRQQDHCYSASTILDFEPEHFQQAAGLVCYYNGAKFHYLHVSHDEAIGRHLRVMTCTPDSPQADSFTAPIPLAAGPVELRVEVDFERLRFGFRQGGQGAWAWLPEVFDASILSDEASAPGAPNFTGAFVGMACQDTSGMAAPADFDWFEYQGREYVTAPTNL; this is encoded by the coding sequence GTGAGCCTCCCCGTGATCCGCAATCCCATCCTGCGCGGCTTCAATCCCGACCCGTCGATCGTGCGGGTGGGCGAGGACTACTACATCGCCGTCTCGACCTTCGAGTGGTTCCCGGGCGTTCAGATCCACCACTCGCGAGACCTGGTGAACTGGCGCCTGCTGAGCCGGCCGCTGACCCGCGCCAGCCAGCTGAACATGCTGGGCGACCCCGACGGTTGCGGCCTGTGGGCCCCGTGCCTGACCCATGCCGACGGCCGGTTCTGGCTGATCTACACCGACGTGAAGCGCTATGGCCGGACCACGGTGGGCGGGGCCTCCGGGGCCAGCTTGCGCGACTTCCACAACTACCTGGTCACCTGCGACACGATCGACGGCGAGTGGTCGGATCCGATCTACCTGAACAGCTCCGGCTTCGACCCGTCGCTGTTCCACGACGACGATGGCCGCAAGTGGCTGGTCAACCAGTTGTGGGACCACCGGCCGGGCAAGAACCGCTTCGCCGGCATCGTGCTGCAGGAATATTCGTCGAACCAGCAGCGCCTGGTCGGCGAGCGCAAGGTGATCTTCGAGGGTACGGCGATCGGCCTGACCGAGGCCCCGCACCTCTACAAGCGTGACGGCTGGTACTACCTGGTCACCGCCGAGGGCGGCACGGGCTGGGGACACGCCATGACCATGGCCCGCTCGCGCGCCATCGACGGGCCTTACGAGTTGCATCCCGACACCTACGTCCTGACCTCGCGCGACCGGCCGCACGTGGCCTTGCAGCGCGCGGGTCACGGCGACCTCGTGGAGACCGCCGACTGCGACACCTACGCCGTCTATCTGTGCGGTCGGCCGCTGCCCAATCGCGGGCGCTGTGTGCTGGGGCGCGAGACGGCCATCCAGAAACTGGTCTGGGGCGAGGACGGCTGGCTGCGCACCCTGGACGGCTCGGGCGACCCGACGTTGGAGACCCCGGCGCCGAACCTGCCCGCGCGGCCCTGGCCGGTCGCGTCGGCGCGGGAGGATTTCGACGGCCCTGACCTACCGATCGACTTCCAGTGGCTACGGACGCCCTATCCGGACGAGATCTTCAGCCTGGCCGCCAAGCCGGGGTCGCTGCGCCTGTATGGTCGCGAGAGCCTGGGCAGCGTCTTCCGCCAGGCCCTGGTCGCGCGTCGGCAGCAGGATCATTGCTATTCGGCCTCCACGATCCTGGACTTCGAGCCCGAGCACTTCCAGCAGGCCGCCGGCCTGGTCTGCTACTACAACGGCGCCAAGTTCCACTATCTGCACGTCAGCCACGACGAGGCGATCGGCAGGCATCTGCGGGTCATGACCTGCACCCCCGATAGCCCGCAGGCCGACAGCTTCACCGCCCCGATCCCACTGGCCGCTGGCCCGGTCGAATTGCGCGTCGAGGTCGACTTCGAGCGCCTGCGCTTCGGCTTTCGGCAGGGTGGGCAGGGGGCGTGGGCCTGGTTGCCGGAGGTGTTCGACGCCTCGATCCTGTCGGACGAAGCCAGCGCGCCCGGCGCGCCGAACTTCACCGGCGCCTTCGTCGGCATGGCCTGCCAGGACACTTCGGGCATGGCCGCGCCGGCTGACTTCGATTGGTTCGAGTACCAGGGGCGGGAATACGTAACGGCTCCCACAAACCTATAA
- a CDS encoding TauD/TfdA dioxygenase family protein, with protein MNAPVSISREDAALYAGLTVTPAGPVLGAEISGLDLTQALKPEIVAAIRAALLRHKVVFFRDQDISHEDHVRFGRYFGDLEGHPVTAHVPGFPEILHIEAADGMKLREEILPIVRVANKWHTDVTFREAPSMGGVLRMRHMPPLGGDTLFADTAAIYRDLPQKLKEQLATLSAEHDIIQSYGYRVDEAKRQELRAAYPPMVHPVVRTHPETGEKHLFVNKVFTTRILGLPEDEAKTLLNELLDRVKAPEYQVRFRWTPNAIVFWDNRATQHYAILDYWPQERIVERVTIKGDKPF; from the coding sequence ATGAACGCGCCTGTCTCGATCTCGCGGGAGGACGCCGCCCTCTACGCCGGCCTGACCGTCACGCCCGCCGGGCCGGTGCTGGGGGCCGAGATTTCCGGCCTCGACCTGACGCAGGCGCTCAAGCCCGAGATCGTCGCGGCCATCCGGGCGGCCTTGCTGCGCCACAAGGTGGTGTTCTTCCGCGACCAGGACATCAGCCACGAGGACCACGTCCGGTTCGGCCGCTACTTCGGCGACCTGGAGGGGCATCCCGTGACCGCCCACGTGCCGGGCTTTCCGGAGATCCTGCACATCGAGGCGGCCGACGGCATGAAGCTGCGCGAGGAGATCCTCCCGATCGTCCGCGTCGCCAACAAGTGGCACACCGACGTCACCTTCCGCGAGGCGCCGTCGATGGGCGGGGTGCTGCGCATGCGTCACATGCCGCCGCTGGGCGGCGATACCCTGTTCGCCGACACGGCCGCCATCTATCGCGACTTGCCTCAGAAGCTGAAAGAGCAGCTGGCGACCCTGAGCGCCGAGCACGACATCATCCAGAGCTACGGCTATCGGGTCGACGAGGCCAAGCGCCAGGAACTGCGGGCGGCCTATCCGCCGATGGTCCATCCCGTGGTGCGCACGCACCCGGAGACCGGCGAGAAGCATCTGTTCGTCAACAAGGTCTTCACCACCCGGATCCTGGGCCTGCCCGAGGACGAGGCCAAGACGCTGCTGAACGAGCTGCTGGATCGGGTGAAGGCGCCGGAGTATCAGGTCCGCTTTCGCTGGACGCCGAACGCCATCGTGTTCTGGGACAATCGCGCCACGCAGCACTATGCGATCTTGGATTACTGGCCCCAGGAACGGATTGTCGAGCGGGTGACGATCAAGGGCGACAAGCCCTTTTAG
- a CDS encoding glycoside hydrolase family 2 protein, with translation MGLKAFVGAMCALTVLAPLDAQASSPTLTRADNRDGQDLSGTWHYSVDPYRDGLAGFHRGAPGAGHRRYDDVDVDALTRAKPTALYEYDMDRAPTATLPQGWIGHDPTLRYYQGLMWYTRRFDTPALKPGQRAFLRFEAVNYTAKVFLNGKSVGEHEGGFTPFSLEVTDVVRASNNQLTVGVDSTPQADGVPPPVTDWENYGGITRPMRLVITPGTFIDEAWVRLTKDGKIAATVTLDGAQAANQEVHVRVAELGLDVTGRTDAKGVLNASAAAPKGLARWSPDRPKLYDVVVQAGEDRLTDRVGFRTIETKGSEILLNGKPIFLRGISVHEEEFGENPARTITEAGARALLAEVKDGLHGNFVRLAHYPHSEVTTRLADEMGLLVWSEIPVYWLVDFGNPRTLALARGMLADNIRRDRNRASIIMWSVANETPITDARNSFLYQLVDDVRALDDSRLVTAALLTDRKTVDGKALMGLNDPLADKLDVLSANTYNGWYSDDALDALSGIAWKATDKPMVFSEFGADALAGFSDPQLMRKFSEDYQRKYYEKTLAMARQISSLRGMSPWILKDFRAPRRQHPVYQQGWNRKGLVSPTGRRKPAFFVLQGFYKEKEAEK, from the coding sequence ATGGGACTGAAGGCTTTCGTGGGCGCGATGTGCGCCTTGACCGTGCTGGCGCCGCTGGACGCCCAAGCCTCCTCTCCCACCCTGACGCGGGCCGACAACCGCGACGGCCAGGACCTGTCGGGGACCTGGCATTATTCGGTCGATCCCTATCGCGACGGCTTGGCCGGCTTCCATCGTGGCGCACCCGGCGCGGGCCATCGTCGCTATGACGATGTCGACGTCGACGCCCTGACCCGGGCCAAGCCGACGGCGCTCTACGAATACGACATGGACCGCGCGCCGACGGCGACCCTGCCCCAGGGCTGGATCGGCCATGACCCGACCCTGCGCTACTACCAGGGCCTGATGTGGTACACGCGCCGCTTCGACACGCCGGCGCTCAAGCCTGGCCAGCGCGCCTTCCTGCGCTTCGAGGCGGTCAATTACACCGCCAAGGTGTTCCTGAACGGCAAGAGCGTCGGCGAACACGAGGGCGGCTTCACGCCCTTCTCGCTGGAAGTCACCGACGTCGTGCGCGCCAGCAACAACCAGCTCACGGTCGGCGTCGACTCCACGCCGCAGGCGGACGGCGTGCCGCCGCCGGTCACCGACTGGGAGAACTATGGCGGGATCACCCGGCCGATGCGCCTGGTCATTACGCCCGGCACCTTCATCGACGAGGCGTGGGTGCGCCTCACCAAGGACGGCAAGATCGCCGCGACCGTGACGCTGGACGGCGCCCAGGCCGCCAACCAGGAAGTCCATGTCCGCGTCGCCGAACTGGGCCTGGACGTCACGGGCAGAACGGACGCCAAGGGCGTGCTGAACGCCTCGGCCGCCGCGCCCAAGGGGTTGGCCCGCTGGTCGCCCGACAGGCCCAAGCTGTACGACGTCGTGGTCCAGGCCGGCGAGGACCGCCTGACCGACCGCGTCGGCTTCCGCACCATCGAGACCAAGGGCAGCGAGATCCTGCTGAACGGCAAGCCGATCTTCCTGCGCGGCATCTCGGTGCACGAGGAGGAGTTCGGCGAGAACCCCGCCCGCACCATCACCGAGGCCGGGGCCCGCGCTCTGCTGGCCGAGGTCAAGGACGGCCTGCACGGCAATTTCGTGCGCCTGGCCCACTATCCGCACAGCGAGGTCACCACCCGGCTGGCCGACGAGATGGGCCTGTTGGTCTGGAGCGAGATCCCGGTCTACTGGCTGGTCGACTTCGGCAACCCGCGCACCCTGGCCCTGGCGCGCGGCATGCTGGCCGACAACATCCGCCGCGACCGAAACCGCGCCTCGATCATCATGTGGAGCGTCGCCAACGAGACGCCGATCACCGACGCCCGCAACAGCTTCCTCTACCAGCTGGTCGACGACGTCCGGGCCCTGGACGACAGCCGCCTGGTCACCGCCGCCCTGCTGACCGACCGCAAGACCGTGGACGGCAAGGCGCTGATGGGCCTGAACGACCCGCTGGCCGACAAGCTGGATGTGCTGTCGGCCAATACCTACAACGGCTGGTACAGCGACGACGCCCTGGACGCCCTGTCCGGCATCGCCTGGAAGGCCACCGACAAGCCGATGGTGTTCTCGGAATTCGGCGCCGACGCCCTGGCCGGCTTCAGCGATCCCCAGCTGATGCGCAAGTTCTCCGAGGACTATCAGCGCAAATACTACGAGAAGACCCTGGCCATGGCCCGCCAGATCTCCAGCTTGCGCGGCATGTCGCCGTGGATCCTCAAGGACTTCCGCGCGCCCCGCCGCCAACATCCGGTCTATCAGCAGGGCTGGAACCGCAAGGGCCTGGTGTCGCCGACCGGCCGCCGCAAGCCGGCGTTCTTCGTGCTGCAAGGCTTCTACAAGGAGAAGGAAGCGGAAAAGTAG
- a CDS encoding TonB-dependent receptor: MRNVHLLGVSALALAIAAPAYAQQSAADNNSIAEIVVTATKREQTLQDVPISVAVTGQQTIERAQVRDLIDLQSVVPSLKVTQFNATGQTNFVIRGFGNGNGNDGIESSVGVFIDGVYRSRSAAALDDLPEIERIEVLRGPQSTLFGKNVSAGAISIVTKKPQFETGGKIEATVGNYNTRQIKGTFTGPLSDTLAVRLSGSLNKRDGFFTNLTTGSDVNDRDRWSVRGDVLWEPTDKTSVRIIADYNKINETCCAVSSILNGPATLVIGSILKKPISDTTKVFDRNVIFNTDPNNTLSGKGVSGQIDHDLGFAKLTAITAYRNQKNASFQDIDFTGADISNNRTANTIKTFTQEVRLASSGDGPLNWLIGGFYQNEKLNTGRTITYGSDIRAFADALSGPVPAALLGALPAAIRPALTGRSNLYALEFLQSLATPTLVKPGSTYFQAGQGIDDYYSMKQTSYSLFGQVDYQVTDKLTLTGGLAYLNDDKKARSNVVLKDPFSSLNLSAVPQFTAIGLPGNLYSALGALQFFYGNDPTHGPVNYPNANESGQLKGDKVTYAVRAAYDFGAINAYVSYSTGWKAGAYNLSSDSRPPNANGVGRTAQPENVDVYELGVKANIPGGYVNAALFKQSIKGFQSNAFTGLGYSLVNAGEESVKGFEIDSAWRPVHWLNLTAAVTYLDPKYDSFTGAACVNYDTARCPVDPTTGRRPNFRDLTGDTPAGIPKWSFSTSATINHDFGNDWQGYARAEYDYVSKTQLTETTPPNLSSWDQNVINASLGVTNTAKQIEVMLWARNLTNDDSLISTFPTVAQDGSYSGYPNAPRTYGVTVRKSF; encoded by the coding sequence ATGAGAAACGTCCATCTGCTGGGGGTGTCCGCCCTGGCGCTCGCCATTGCCGCGCCGGCCTATGCCCAACAAAGCGCCGCCGATAACAACTCGATCGCCGAAATCGTCGTCACCGCCACCAAGCGCGAACAAACCCTGCAGGACGTGCCGATCTCGGTCGCCGTCACCGGCCAGCAGACGATCGAACGCGCCCAGGTCCGCGACCTGATCGACCTGCAATCGGTGGTCCCATCGCTGAAGGTCACCCAGTTCAACGCCACCGGCCAGACCAACTTCGTCATCCGCGGCTTCGGCAACGGCAACGGCAACGACGGCATCGAAAGCTCGGTCGGGGTGTTCATCGACGGCGTCTATCGCAGCCGCTCCGCCGCCGCCCTGGACGACCTGCCGGAAATCGAGCGCATCGAGGTGCTGCGCGGCCCGCAGTCGACCCTGTTCGGCAAGAACGTGTCGGCCGGCGCGATCAGCATCGTCACCAAGAAACCCCAGTTCGAGACCGGCGGTAAGATCGAAGCCACGGTCGGCAACTACAACACGCGCCAGATCAAGGGCACCTTCACCGGCCCGCTCAGCGACACCCTGGCGGTGCGCCTGTCGGGCAGCCTGAACAAGCGCGACGGCTTCTTCACCAACCTGACCACCGGCAGCGACGTCAACGACCGCGACCGCTGGTCGGTGCGCGGCGACGTGCTGTGGGAGCCGACCGACAAGACCTCGGTGCGGATCATCGCCGACTACAACAAGATCAACGAAACCTGCTGCGCGGTCTCCTCGATCCTGAACGGCCCGGCCACCCTGGTGATCGGCAGCATCCTGAAGAAGCCGATCAGCGACACCACCAAGGTCTTCGACCGCAACGTGATCTTCAACACCGACCCGAACAACACGCTGTCGGGCAAGGGCGTGTCGGGCCAGATCGACCATGACCTGGGCTTCGCCAAGCTGACCGCGATCACCGCCTACCGGAACCAGAAGAACGCCTCGTTCCAGGACATCGACTTCACCGGCGCGGATATCTCCAACAACCGCACCGCCAACACCATCAAGACCTTCACCCAGGAAGTGCGCTTGGCGTCCAGCGGCGACGGCCCGCTGAACTGGCTGATCGGCGGCTTCTACCAGAACGAAAAGCTGAACACCGGCCGCACGATCACCTATGGCAGCGACATCCGCGCCTTCGCCGACGCCCTCTCGGGCCCGGTGCCGGCGGCGCTGCTGGGCGCCCTGCCTGCCGCGATCCGCCCGGCCCTGACCGGCCGCTCGAATCTCTATGCGCTGGAGTTCCTGCAGAGCCTGGCCACGCCGACCCTCGTCAAGCCCGGCTCGACCTACTTCCAGGCCGGCCAGGGCATCGACGACTACTACAGCATGAAGCAGACGTCGTACTCGCTGTTCGGCCAGGTCGACTACCAGGTCACCGACAAGCTGACCCTGACCGGCGGCCTCGCCTATCTGAACGACGACAAGAAGGCCCGCTCGAACGTTGTCCTCAAGGACCCCTTCTCGTCGCTGAACCTGTCGGCGGTGCCGCAGTTCACGGCCATCGGCCTGCCTGGCAACCTGTATAGCGCCCTGGGCGCCCTGCAGTTCTTCTATGGCAACGATCCGACCCACGGTCCGGTCAACTATCCGAACGCCAACGAGTCCGGCCAGTTGAAGGGCGACAAGGTCACCTACGCCGTTCGCGCCGCCTATGACTTCGGCGCGATCAACGCTTATGTCAGCTACTCCACGGGCTGGAAGGCCGGGGCCTACAACCTGTCGTCCGACAGCCGTCCGCCGAACGCCAACGGCGTGGGCCGCACCGCCCAGCCGGAAAACGTCGACGTCTACGAACTGGGCGTGAAGGCCAACATCCCGGGCGGCTATGTCAACGCCGCGCTGTTTAAGCAATCGATCAAGGGCTTCCAGTCCAACGCCTTCACCGGCCTGGGCTACAGCCTGGTCAACGCCGGCGAGGAGTCGGTGAAGGGCTTCGAGATCGACAGCGCCTGGCGTCCGGTCCACTGGCTGAACCTGACGGCGGCCGTGACGTACCTGGATCCTAAGTACGACAGCTTCACCGGCGCTGCCTGCGTGAACTATGACACGGCCCGCTGCCCGGTCGACCCGACCACCGGCCGCCGTCCGAACTTCCGCGACCTGACCGGCGATACGCCGGCCGGCATCCCGAAGTGGTCGTTCTCGACCTCGGCGACGATCAACCACGACTTCGGCAACGACTGGCAGGGCTATGCCCGGGCGGAATACGACTATGTCAGTAAGACCCAGCTGACCGAGACGACCCCGCCGAACCTGTCGAGCTGGGACCAGAACGTGATCAACGCCAGCCTGGGCGTGACCAACACGGCCAAGCAGATCGAGGTCATGCTCTGGGCGCGTAACCTGACCAACGACGATAGCCTGATCTCGACCTTCCCGACCGTGGCCCAGGACGGCAGCTACAGCGGCTATCCGAACGCCCCGCGCACCTATGGCGTGACGGTCCGCAAGAGCTTCTAG
- a CDS encoding TetR/AcrR family transcriptional regulator, protein MSKGGDPGALVEEARPMAQSQKSVKKREAILGAAIEVINAKGFAAATMTEIAAALDLRDAALYYYFPNKQALAFAGHQRSLERFEAILAVVEAAGGTGLCKLRRFLRALLDDAVTNGPQLYFGDSSYLADDQRQAIEAWSARLSRRLERFLEDGMTDGSIVTCEPPLVVQLLVGMLIWLTKWTPGTPGLTNERLLEAIEATALQGLAKA, encoded by the coding sequence TTGTCGAAGGGCGGGGATCCCGGAGCCCTGGTCGAAGAGGCCAGGCCGATGGCGCAGAGCCAGAAGTCCGTGAAGAAGCGCGAGGCGATCCTGGGCGCGGCCATCGAGGTCATCAACGCCAAGGGCTTCGCCGCCGCCACCATGACCGAGATCGCCGCCGCCCTCGATCTGCGCGACGCGGCCCTCTACTACTATTTCCCGAATAAGCAGGCCCTGGCCTTCGCCGGCCACCAGCGCTCGCTGGAGCGGTTCGAAGCGATCCTGGCGGTGGTCGAGGCCGCCGGCGGCACGGGCCTGTGCAAGCTGCGGCGTTTCCTGCGAGCCCTGCTGGACGACGCGGTGACCAATGGGCCGCAGCTCTATTTCGGCGACAGCTCGTATCTGGCCGATGACCAGCGTCAGGCGATCGAGGCCTGGTCCGCGCGGCTGTCTCGGCGGCTGGAGCGGTTCCTCGAGGACGGCATGACCGACGGCTCGATCGTGACCTGCGAGCCGCCGCTGGTGGTGCAGCTTCTGGTCGGCATGCTGATCTGGCTGACCAAGTGGACGCCGGGCACGCCGGGCCTGACCAACGAGCGCTTGCTGGAGGCGATCGAGGCGACCGCGCTCCAGGGGCTGGCGAAGGCGTGA
- a CDS encoding MmcQ/YjbR family DNA-binding protein has translation MTPKAFDAACLALPGATLSVQWGDDHVFKVGGKMFAVRGTGVTQGGGISFKASDVAFEVLTETGRANPAPYLVRAKWVHFAELSELDADEVTDWVKTAHGLIAAKLTRKVRAELGL, from the coding sequence ATGACGCCCAAGGCCTTCGACGCGGCGTGCCTGGCCCTACCGGGCGCGACTCTCTCGGTCCAGTGGGGTGACGACCACGTCTTCAAGGTCGGCGGCAAGATGTTCGCCGTCCGCGGCACGGGCGTCACCCAGGGCGGCGGGATCTCGTTCAAGGCCTCCGACGTGGCGTTCGAGGTCCTGACCGAGACCGGCCGCGCCAATCCCGCGCCCTATCTGGTCCGCGCTAAATGGGTGCATTTCGCGGAACTGTCCGAACTGGACGCCGACGAGGTGACCGACTGGGTGAAGACCGCCCACGGCCTGATCGCCGCCAAGCTGACTAGGAAGGTCCGGGCGGAGCTGGGTCTCTAG
- the msrA gene encoding peptide-methionine (S)-S-oxide reductase MsrA, with protein MLSFKKTLEMPTADTALPGRPEPIPTADTHFINGHPLKGPYPDGLETAIFAMGCFWGVERVFWQVPGVYVTAAGYAAGVTPNPTYEEVCSGRTGHTEVVLVVFDPKVVTYEALLKTFWENHDPTQGMRQGNDIGTQYRSGIYVTNDAQAAAAVESKETYQQALSAQGLGDITTEIAAASPFYFAEDYHQQYLAKNPNGYCGIGGTGVVCPIGLGVDA; from the coding sequence ATGCTCTCGTTCAAGAAGACCCTCGAGATGCCCACCGCCGACACCGCCCTGCCGGGTCGTCCCGAGCCGATCCCGACGGCCGACACCCACTTCATTAACGGCCATCCGCTGAAGGGGCCCTATCCCGACGGCCTGGAGACGGCGATCTTCGCCATGGGCTGCTTCTGGGGTGTCGAGCGCGTGTTCTGGCAGGTTCCGGGCGTCTATGTCACCGCCGCCGGCTACGCGGCCGGCGTAACGCCGAACCCGACCTATGAGGAGGTCTGCAGCGGCCGCACCGGGCACACGGAGGTGGTGCTGGTGGTGTTCGACCCCAAGGTCGTCACCTACGAGGCCCTGCTGAAGACGTTCTGGGAGAATCACGACCCGACCCAGGGCATGCGCCAGGGCAATGACATCGGCACCCAGTATCGCTCGGGCATCTATGTCACCAACGACGCCCAGGCCGCCGCCGCCGTGGAGTCGAAGGAAACCTATCAGCAGGCGCTGTCGGCCCAGGGCCTGGGCGACATCACCACCGAGATCGCCGCCGCCAGCCCGTTCTACTTCGCCGAGGACTATCACCAGCAGTACCTGGCCAAGAACCCGAACGGCTATTGCGGCATCGGCGGCACGGGCGTGGTCTGCCCGATCGGTCTCGGCGTCGACGCCTGA
- a CDS encoding Eco57I restriction-modification methylase domain-containing protein, with product MEFGTSSDTDRARHLIPLTRDWGAWNTVSLYLDRCQVDTPDELVAATWAHVNALRTSIGKVVDFGAGDARFARHGSFKEYVGYEIDRDRCRNAALPTNARLVNDCAFSGDVEGADLCIGNPPFVRNQDLPVGWRQKASVVLKRRTGIAVSGLANAWQYFFLLSLASLREDGLCALVIPYEWVSRPSAKALRDYITAQKWNVSVYRLVDTTFDSVLTTSSITIVDKSVRDGQWRYFEETAEGDYRSLPSPSGSEQGVLGYLKRSDIVAGAPRAIRGLSPGTQKVLTLTEGERVRSGLEVGRDVVPCVTTLRQLPNEAKILDEATFRALYRNPGQKCWLIRTDDEPSRALQAYLDAVPEAEYQTSTCLERENWWKFKMPPVPALLMAMSFKGEFPKAVANTIEARAVGGVCGIYNVDPVQMQDLIGGLNGVNIRDRIVAHSNGLRKVEINQLNALFFDVFNSSTASA from the coding sequence ATGGAATTCGGAACCTCGTCCGACACGGATCGTGCGCGGCACCTGATCCCGCTGACCCGCGATTGGGGCGCGTGGAATACCGTATCGCTCTACCTGGATCGCTGCCAAGTCGACACTCCCGACGAACTCGTTGCGGCGACATGGGCGCACGTCAACGCCTTGAGAACGAGCATTGGCAAGGTGGTCGACTTTGGCGCTGGCGATGCTCGCTTTGCTCGCCACGGCAGCTTCAAAGAGTACGTCGGGTACGAAATCGACCGTGATCGTTGTCGAAACGCGGCGCTACCCACCAATGCCAGGCTTGTAAACGACTGCGCCTTCTCGGGTGACGTCGAGGGCGCCGATCTCTGCATTGGCAACCCGCCGTTCGTGCGCAACCAAGACTTGCCCGTCGGTTGGCGCCAAAAAGCATCCGTGGTCCTCAAGCGACGGACCGGAATCGCTGTTTCGGGCCTGGCGAACGCCTGGCAATACTTCTTCCTTCTCTCACTCGCTAGCCTCAGGGAGGACGGCCTCTGCGCGCTGGTCATCCCTTATGAATGGGTGTCGCGTCCCTCAGCAAAGGCGCTCAGGGACTACATTACGGCGCAGAAGTGGAACGTGAGCGTCTATCGGCTCGTCGACACTACGTTCGACAGCGTGCTTACTACTTCCTCAATCACGATCGTCGACAAGTCGGTGCGTGATGGCCAATGGCGCTATTTTGAAGAAACGGCCGAGGGAGACTATCGCTCTCTTCCGTCTCCGAGCGGATCTGAGCAAGGCGTGCTCGGCTATCTCAAGCGCTCCGACATAGTAGCGGGCGCCCCTCGCGCCATTCGTGGCTTAAGCCCCGGAACACAGAAGGTGCTCACGCTAACGGAAGGCGAACGCGTTCGCTCTGGCTTAGAGGTGGGCCGAGACGTCGTCCCCTGCGTCACCACTCTCCGGCAATTGCCGAATGAAGCAAAAATTCTTGATGAGGCAACGTTCAGAGCACTGTATCGCAATCCCGGTCAGAAATGCTGGTTGATCCGCACTGACGATGAACCAAGCCGAGCGCTCCAAGCTTATCTCGATGCAGTGCCCGAAGCTGAATATCAAACGAGCACATGCCTTGAGCGCGAAAATTGGTGGAAGTTTAAAATGCCACCGGTGCCAGCTCTTTTGATGGCAATGAGCTTTAAGGGTGAATTTCCCAAAGCCGTCGCGAATACGATAGAGGCGCGGGCCGTCGGAGGAGTTTGCGGTATCTACAATGTTGACCCTGTCCAGATGCAAGACCTTATCGGAGGTCTTAATGGCGTAAACATTCGAGATCGCATCGTTGCTCACTCGAACGGCTTGCGTAAAGTTGAAATCAATCAACTCAATGCGCTTTTCTTTGATGTATTCAATTCCTCTACGGCCTCCGCATAA